The following coding sequences are from one Gadus morhua chromosome 10, gadMor3.0, whole genome shotgun sequence window:
- the LOC115552391 gene encoding SH2 domain-containing protein 1A: MEELSVYHKAIGKEEGERRLGQDGREGCYLIRNSETMPGVYCLCVLCKGFVYTYRLRLEVDGSWTADTADGVEKRHFRNIANLILALQKPDQGIAIPLYFPVTPDRWSLAQKIRAEVTEKRETMEVSSAYSEHNPPPGKRYSKIMLRYKIQCVKKK; this comes from the exons atggaggagctgtCTGTTTACCACAAAGCCATCGGCAAGGAGGAAGGCGAGCGACGGCTGGGCCAGGACGGACGGGAAGGCTGTTACCTCATCCGCAACAGCGAGACCATGCCTGGGGTCTACTGTCTGTGCGTGCT GTGCAAGGGTTTTGTCTACACATACAGACTGCGGCTGGAAGTGGACGGCTCATGGACAGCAGAT ACCGCTGATGGTGTGGAAAAACGGCATTTCCGGAATATCGCAAACTTGATACTGGCCTTACAGAAACCTGACCAAGGGATTGCGATACCGCTGTATTTCCCCGTCACCCCCGATCGCTGGTCATTGGCCCAGAAGATCCGGGCTGAGGTCACCGAGAAGCGTGAAACGATGGAAGTGTCGTCCGCCTACAGCGAGCATAATCCCCCACCGGGCAAGAGATACAGCAAGATCATGCTGCGCTATAAGATACAATgtgtaaagaaaaaataa
- the agtr2 gene encoding type-2 angiotensin II receptor, translating to MEGLLNSTAAPPFPADLLNGSSDCPGWPPLPQNTLIPALYGVICLVGIVGNALAVYVLAQDGRARQTVANTFMLNLCVSDLLLLLSLPLWAVYYALGFHWPFGRLACKLCGAVLHLNLYASIFFIVCMSVDRYLAIVHPLRSQSCRDPRRAKVTCGVVWGLAWLCTTPTLVLRDTSHYETLGVEVCAMVYPHENWYQGLAWMKIALAFLLPLVALSSCYCVIGRHLLAGAGRGARLGGPPGPPDSQQGHGKSERPPGASVEAERGAHAAGSRRGRSLEGGGLERVLWTVAAVVLAFFLCWFPFHCLTLLELLRSHGVLRGCLLDWCVHNLTALALCLGFSNSAVNPVLYCFIGNHFRGRLGALCKGLCACLSPRGELGDQKRGSFSTRLSSFSRKLSDLKDLALVEAPGIH from the coding sequence ATGGAGGGTCTCCTGAACtccaccgccgcccccccgtTCCCCGCCGACCTCCTCAACGGCTCCTCCGACTGCCCCGGGTGGCCCCCCCTGCCGCAGAACACCCTCATCCCGGCGCTCTACGGCGTCATCTGCCTGGTGGGCATCGTGGGGAACGCCCTGGCCGTGTACGTCCTGGCCCAGGACGGCAGGGCGCGCCAGACGGTCGCCAACACCTTCATGCTGAACCTGTGCGTCTCCgacctgctcctgctgctctccCTGCCGCTGTGGGCCGTCTACTACGCCCTGGGCTTCCACTGGCCCTTCGGACGCCTCGCCTGCAAGCTGTGCGGCGCcgtcctccacctcaacctctACGCCTCCATCTTCTTCATCGTGTGCATGAGCGTGGACCGCTACCTGGCCATCGTGCACCCCCTGCGCTCCCAGAGCTGCCGGGACCCCCGGCGGGCCAAGGTCACCTGCGGGGTGGTGTGGGGGCTGGCCTGGCTGTGCACCACGCCCACGCTGGTGCTGCGGGACACGAGCCACTACGAGACCCTGGGGGTGGAGGTCTGCGCCATGGTCTACCCCCACGAGAACTGGTACCAGGGCCTGGCCTGGATGAAGATCGCGCTGGCCTTCCTGCTGCCCCTGGTGGCGCTCTCCTCCTGCTACTGCGTCATCGGCCGGCATCTGCTGGCCGGGGCGGGCAGGGGCGCGAGGCTGGGCggccccccgggaccccccgaCTCCCAGCAGGGCCACGGTAAATCAGAGCGACCCCCCGGCGCCTCGGTCGAGGCGGAGCGCGGAGCGCACGCGGCCGGGTCCCGGCGGGGCAGGTCCCTGGAGGGCGGGGGCCTGGAGAGGGTGCTGTGgacggtggcggcggtggtgctgGCCTTCTTCCTCTGCTGGTTCCCCTTCCACTGTCTGacgctgctggagctgctgaggAGCCACGGCGTGCTGCGCGGCTGCCTGCTGGACTGGTGCGTCCACAACCTCACGGCGCTCGCCCTGTGCCTGGGCTTCTCCAACTCGGCCGTCAACCCCGTGCTCTACTGCTTCATCGGGAACCACTTCCGGGGCCGGCTGGGGGCCCTGTGCAAGGGGCTGTGTGCGTGCCTGAGCCCCCGCGGGGAGCTGGGCGACCAGAAGAGGGGCTCCTTCAGCACCCGGCTGAGTTCCTTCTCACGGAAACTCAGTGACCTCAAGGACCTGGCCCTGGTTGAGGCGCCGGGAATACACTGA